The proteins below are encoded in one region of Betaproteobacteria bacterium:
- a CDS encoding Lrp/AsnC family transcriptional regulator — MEFDRYDREILAILQDDGRISNQDLADRIGLSPSPCLRRVRMLEESGLITGYRALLDAKKLGLSLMALIGISMDVHTPERFANLEANIAGIPEVLECLLITGQQSDYLLKVVVCDMDGYQDLLLNKITRITGVTGVHTSFVLRKVLYRTALPV, encoded by the coding sequence ATGGAATTTGATCGCTACGATCGAGAAATTCTTGCCATCCTGCAGGACGATGGACGCATCAGCAATCAGGATCTGGCTGATCGAATCGGCTTGTCGCCATCGCCTTGTTTGCGTCGCGTGCGGATGCTGGAGGAGTCTGGCTTGATTACCGGATACCGTGCCCTGCTGGATGCGAAAAAACTGGGGCTTTCCTTGATGGCACTGATAGGAATTTCGATGGATGTGCATACCCCAGAGCGATTTGCCAACCTGGAGGCAAACATTGCGGGGATTCCGGAGGTACTTGAGTGCCTGCTGATTACCGGCCAGCAGTCGGATTACCTGCTCAAGGTCGTGGTTTGCGATATGGACGGTTATCAGGATCTGCTGCTCAACAAAATCACCCGAATTACGGGGGTGACAGGTGTTCACACCAGTTTTGTGCTCAGGAAGGTGCTATACCGGACCGCCTTGCCGGTCTAG
- the leuA gene encoding 2-isopropylmalate synthase, translated as MIAQPATKYTAFPPIQLNVRQWPNCIVTKPPIWMSTDLRDGNQSLFEPMNAEKKMRMFKMLCNIGFKEIEIAFPSASETEFGFVRSLIEGGHIPDDVTIEVLTQAREHLIRRTFESLKGAKKAIVHVYNATSKTFRDNVFGMSKAEVVRMAVDAVQLIKAQADAMPETEITLEYSPELFTATELDFAKEVCDAVTEAWGATPERKVILNLPTTVEIATPNIYADQIEWMHRNLARRDSVIISLHPHNDRGTAVAAAELGLMAGADRVEGCLFGNGERTGNVDLVTLALNMYTQGVHPGLDFSDINAVARTFEHCSQLPIHPRHPYVGDLVFTAFSGSHQDAIKKGFSAQKADEQWSVPYLPIDPADLGRSYDSVIRVNSQSGKGGIAYLMEAEHGIVMPRRLQVEFSGVVQQHTDAHGGEVSADGIWAMFAKTYLDATSPIHYREHHLFEQGHNQGIRLNIEIDGMPHILTGEGNGPINAAVHALQSAGINIQVRSYEERSMVPMGEDGNARACAFMEIAGKNSGECYGVGVDSNIVTASIKALLSGVNRLGSSQIRQPQQQAA; from the coding sequence ATGATCGCCCAGCCAGCCACCAAATACACTGCCTTCCCGCCGATACAACTCAACGTGCGCCAGTGGCCAAACTGCATCGTCACCAAGCCGCCGATCTGGATGAGCACCGACCTTCGCGATGGCAACCAGTCGCTTTTCGAGCCAATGAACGCCGAAAAGAAAATGCGCATGTTCAAGATGCTTTGCAATATCGGCTTCAAGGAAATCGAAATTGCCTTCCCCTCTGCCTCCGAAACCGAGTTCGGCTTTGTGCGTAGCCTCATCGAGGGCGGCCACATTCCCGATGATGTCACCATAGAAGTCCTCACTCAGGCGCGCGAACACCTCATTCGTCGCACTTTCGAGTCGCTCAAGGGTGCGAAGAAGGCCATCGTCCACGTCTATAACGCCACCAGCAAGACCTTCCGCGACAATGTCTTCGGCATGAGCAAGGCCGAAGTCGTGCGGATGGCTGTGGATGCCGTCCAGCTCATTAAGGCACAGGCTGACGCCATGCCGGAAACGGAGATCACCCTCGAATACAGCCCGGAACTCTTCACCGCCACCGAACTCGATTTCGCCAAGGAAGTCTGTGACGCCGTTACCGAAGCTTGGGGAGCCACGCCGGAGCGTAAAGTCATCCTCAACCTCCCGACGACGGTGGAGATCGCCACGCCCAACATCTACGCCGACCAGATCGAATGGATGCACCGCAATCTTGCTCGCCGTGACAGCGTCATCATCAGTCTCCACCCGCACAACGACCGTGGCACGGCAGTCGCAGCCGCCGAACTCGGCCTCATGGCCGGTGCAGACCGTGTCGAAGGCTGCCTCTTCGGCAATGGCGAACGCACAGGTAATGTCGACCTCGTCACCCTCGCCCTCAACATGTACACGCAAGGCGTCCATCCTGGACTCGATTTCTCGGATATCAATGCCGTTGCCCGCACCTTCGAACACTGCAGCCAGCTCCCGATCCACCCTCGTCATCCTTACGTCGGTGATCTCGTATTCACGGCCTTCTCCGGCTCCCACCAGGACGCCATCAAGAAGGGGTTCTCTGCTCAAAAGGCGGATGAGCAATGGTCAGTGCCTTACCTTCCGATCGATCCCGCCGACCTCGGCCGCAGTTATGACTCGGTCATCCGCGTCAATAGCCAGTCGGGCAAAGGGGGTATCGCCTACTTGATGGAAGCCGAGCACGGCATCGTCATGCCACGCCGCCTTCAGGTCGAATTCTCTGGCGTCGTCCAGCAACACACCGATGCTCACGGCGGCGAAGTAAGTGCCGATGGCATCTGGGCCATGTTCGCCAAAACCTACCTCGACGCAACGTCACCCATTCATTATCGCGAGCACCATCTCTTTGAGCAGGGGCACAATCAGGGTATTCGCCTGAACATCGAGATTGACGGTATGCCACACATCCTGACCGGAGAGGGTAACGGTCCGATCAATGCGGCGGTCCACGCCCTCCAGAGTGCCGGCATCAACATTCAGGTACGCAGCTATGAGGAACGCTCAATGGTGCCGATGGGAGAAGATGGGAATGCCCGGGCATGTGCTTTCATGGAAATAGCAGGCAAGAACAGTGGCGAATGCTACGGTGTCGGGGTCGACAGCAATATCGTCACTGCATCAATCAAGGCCTTGCTCAGTGGCGTCAATCGCCTCGGCTCATCGCAGATTCGCCAACCACAACAACAAGCCGCCTGA
- a CDS encoding transglutaminase family protein, with translation MVRIQFAIDLHYELGFQGADFVFNIHAAKTASQTIVSEQLVVSQQVPHTIQTDPSTCTRYLRLTGAPGPLHISYKATLDIKHQVDLPDLIQETPIARLPLSALTYIYPSRYCQSDRLAALAMSEFGHLPKGYRRVEAIRNWVNKHVSFKGNTSSSTTAALDTLIDRVGVCRDFAHLMITICRALNIPARFTTGIDYGADPALGPTDFHAYVEVFLGDRWYLFDPSGTAIPMGFVRLATGRDAADVSFATIFGGVLSPPPVIAISAITETGQPWELPRHRHEALSTDAAAVVTP, from the coding sequence ATGGTCCGCATCCAGTTCGCAATTGATCTTCACTATGAACTGGGGTTTCAAGGCGCAGATTTCGTATTCAATATTCATGCAGCCAAAACTGCCAGCCAGACCATCGTCAGCGAACAGCTCGTGGTCAGCCAGCAGGTGCCGCACACCATCCAGACCGATCCGTCCACCTGCACGCGCTACCTGCGCCTGACTGGCGCACCTGGCCCACTGCATATCAGCTACAAGGCGACACTGGACATCAAGCATCAGGTCGATCTTCCTGACTTGATTCAGGAAACGCCTATCGCCCGACTCCCGCTATCGGCGCTGACCTATATTTACCCGAGTCGCTACTGTCAGTCAGACCGACTGGCGGCGCTGGCGATGAGTGAATTCGGACACCTTCCCAAAGGCTACCGTCGGGTCGAGGCGATTCGCAACTGGGTTAACAAACATGTCTCCTTCAAGGGGAATACTAGCAGCTCAACCACGGCGGCACTTGATACCCTGATTGATCGCGTTGGCGTCTGCCGCGACTTCGCGCACCTGATGATCACCATCTGCCGCGCCCTCAACATCCCGGCCCGATTTACCACAGGCATCGACTACGGCGCTGATCCGGCGCTGGGTCCGACCGATTTCCATGCCTACGTCGAAGTATTCCTTGGCGACCGCTGGTATCTGTTTGATCCCTCAGGTACGGCAATTCCGATGGGGTTCGTCCGTTTGGCAACGGGACGCGACGCAGCGGATGTATCTTTCGCTACAATATTCGGTGGCGTGCTGTCACCGCCGCCGGTGATCGCCATTTCTGCGATTACAGAAACCGGCCAACCGTGGGAACTACCGCGCCACAGGCATGAGGCATTGTCCACCGATGCCGCTGCAGTCGTTACCCCCTGA
- the infA gene encoding translation initiation factor IF-1 has product MAKEELLEMQGVVEDVLPDGRFRVTLENGHVMIAYTAGKMKKNHIRILLGDKVTLELSPYDLTKGRITFRHIENRGAPAPQRRRY; this is encoded by the coding sequence TTGGCAAAAGAAGAACTACTTGAAATGCAAGGCGTCGTAGAAGACGTCCTTCCGGACGGTCGTTTCCGCGTAACGCTGGAAAACGGTCACGTGATGATTGCCTACACCGCCGGCAAGATGAAGAAAAACCACATCCGTATCCTGCTCGGCGACAAGGTAACACTTGAACTGTCGCCTTACGACCTGACCAAGGGCCGTATCACTTTCCGTCACATTGAAAACCGCGGCGCCCCAGCCCCGCAGCGCCGTCGCTACTAA
- a CDS encoding DUF3025 domain-containing protein translates to MLYASPLFDPLRRCLDLLPERPDAQAVAELAKNFPIHTANGRRVSFIPPPQDGLIYECRIWESGEVATRLDNWHDFFNALVWMQFPKTKIAISAAHMRAMQAPGETRNTVRDVLTHFDECGIVVLSSQSELLDLLRQFRWKELFVERRAEVIRCMRFIIFGHATYELALKPFRGLTAKAVLYPVAEDWLSMPMQAQLEAVDGMLATDLVSGRYTRPRDFQPLPLLGIPGATPDNENPAYYDDTWQFRPGRRGKPGAGATA, encoded by the coding sequence TTGCTTTACGCATCTCCCTTGTTTGATCCGCTGCGGCGGTGCCTTGACCTTCTGCCGGAGCGGCCGGATGCGCAGGCTGTGGCCGAGTTGGCCAAAAATTTTCCGATTCACACTGCAAATGGCCGACGTGTCAGCTTTATTCCACCGCCCCAGGATGGGCTGATTTACGAGTGCCGGATATGGGAAAGCGGAGAGGTCGCAACGCGGCTGGATAACTGGCATGACTTCTTCAACGCACTGGTCTGGATGCAGTTTCCCAAGACCAAGATTGCCATCAGTGCTGCCCACATGCGTGCCATGCAGGCGCCGGGTGAAACGCGGAATACCGTGCGCGATGTGCTTACCCACTTCGATGAGTGCGGGATCGTCGTGCTGTCCAGTCAGAGTGAACTGCTCGATTTGCTGCGCCAGTTTCGCTGGAAAGAGCTTTTCGTCGAACGTCGCGCTGAGGTGATTCGTTGCATGCGCTTCATCATCTTTGGCCACGCAACTTATGAACTGGCGCTTAAGCCATTTCGTGGCCTGACAGCCAAGGCTGTGCTTTACCCTGTCGCTGAAGACTGGCTATCAATGCCGATGCAGGCGCAGCTCGAAGCAGTCGATGGCATGTTAGCCACTGATTTGGTCAGTGGCCGCTATACCCGACCGCGCGATTTTCAACCGCTGCCGTTGCTGGGGATTCCGGGGGCGACGCCGGATAATGAAAATCCGGCGTATTACGACGATACTTGGCAGTTCAGGCCGGGACGCCGCGGCAAGCCGGGCGCCGGGGCGACTGCTTAG
- the pyrC gene encoding dihydroorotase, giving the protein MQIIITRPDDWHLHLRDGEALGSVLAHTAAQFGRAIVMPNLKPPVTTVEQAAVYRDRIVAALPEGASFEPLMTLYLTDNTPASEVTKAAASGFVNAVKLYPAGATTNSDAGLTDIAKAYDTLAEMERVGLPLLVHGEVTDPKIDLFDREKVFIDTVLLPLTLRFPKLKVVMEHITTKDASEFVANSPLTVAATITAHHLLYNRNAIFQGGIRPHWYCLPVLKRESHREALVAAATSGNPKFFLGTDSAPHARQTKEASCGCAGCYTAYAALELYAEAFEQAGALDKLEAFASFNGPDWYGLPRNTSKVKLLKQDWIVPADYPYISTDTIVPLRAGETLSWKMI; this is encoded by the coding sequence ATGCAAATCATCATTACCCGCCCTGACGACTGGCATCTTCACCTCCGTGACGGTGAGGCACTGGGCTCCGTCTTGGCCCATACCGCCGCGCAGTTTGGTCGCGCCATCGTCATGCCCAATCTCAAGCCGCCGGTGACTACCGTTGAACAGGCTGCTGTCTACCGCGACCGCATCGTTGCCGCGCTGCCCGAGGGGGCTAGTTTCGAGCCTCTGATGACGCTGTACCTGACCGACAACACACCCGCCAGCGAAGTGACCAAGGCCGCAGCGTCGGGTTTCGTCAATGCGGTCAAGCTGTACCCGGCTGGTGCGACAACCAATTCAGATGCTGGGCTGACCGATATTGCCAAGGCTTACGATACGCTGGCTGAAATGGAGCGCGTCGGCCTGCCGCTGCTCGTCCATGGAGAGGTCACTGATCCGAAGATCGATCTCTTTGACCGCGAGAAGGTGTTCATTGACACGGTGCTTTTGCCTCTGACCCTGCGCTTTCCAAAACTGAAGGTGGTCATGGAGCACATTACAACCAAAGATGCTTCCGAATTTGTTGCAAATTCGCCGTTGACCGTAGCAGCCACCATTACTGCCCATCATCTGCTTTACAACCGCAATGCCATCTTTCAGGGCGGCATACGTCCGCACTGGTATTGCCTGCCGGTGCTGAAGCGCGAATCGCATCGCGAGGCGCTGGTTGCAGCGGCCACTTCCGGCAATCCGAAATTCTTTCTCGGTACCGATTCGGCGCCGCATGCCAGGCAGACCAAGGAGGCTTCCTGTGGTTGTGCTGGTTGCTATACGGCCTACGCGGCGCTGGAGTTGTATGCCGAGGCCTTCGAGCAGGCCGGGGCTCTCGACAAGCTGGAGGCCTTTGCCAGCTTCAATGGCCCTGACTGGTATGGCCTGCCGCGCAATACCAGCAAGGTAAAGCTGCTTAAACAGGACTGGATCGTTCCTGCTGATTACCCGTATATCAGTACCGATACCATTGTTCCGCTGCGTGCAGGTGAAACGCTGTCCTGGAAAATGATCTGA
- a CDS encoding zinc permease, translated as MDTHNLLIMAIPALVALAGGFLASLWSPSQPTRSLIQHFAAGVVLAALAVELLPEIEREHAPGLILISAFALGSLFMYGLKLWTIRLEHHAEAAGMTGGLNSGLLLATFIDVAMDGFIIGAGFAAGGNTGMILALGLSVELLFLGLALASEAVSGWRIVAVSGALGGTVLCFSLIGNSLLSGASPALIGGVLAFSAAALLYLVTEELLMEAHAVEEKPVSTLVLFGGFLAFWSIQLLGQG; from the coding sequence ATGGACACCCATAACCTGTTGATCATGGCGATTCCCGCCCTGGTTGCACTTGCCGGCGGCTTTCTCGCCTCGCTCTGGAGCCCATCTCAGCCGACCAGGAGTCTAATCCAGCATTTTGCTGCGGGGGTCGTACTGGCAGCACTGGCCGTTGAATTACTCCCCGAAATTGAACGCGAACATGCCCCCGGCTTGATTCTCATCAGCGCTTTCGCCCTGGGCAGCCTCTTCATGTACGGTTTGAAACTGTGGACCATACGCCTCGAACATCATGCTGAAGCCGCCGGAATGACAGGCGGACTGAATAGTGGCTTGCTACTGGCCACCTTCATTGACGTTGCCATGGATGGTTTCATTATCGGCGCCGGCTTCGCCGCCGGCGGCAACACAGGCATGATCCTCGCACTCGGTTTGTCGGTGGAATTGCTTTTTCTTGGTCTGGCACTGGCCTCAGAGGCCGTTTCCGGGTGGCGTATTGTTGCCGTATCCGGCGCCTTGGGTGGCACTGTTCTCTGTTTTTCGCTGATCGGCAATTCGCTGCTTTCCGGCGCATCTCCGGCACTGATCGGGGGCGTACTGGCATTCAGCGCAGCCGCCCTGCTCTATCTGGTTACTGAAGAATTATTGATGGAAGCCCATGCCGTTGAAGAAAAACCTGTCTCGACATTGGTGTTATTTGGCGGCTTCTTGGCCTTCTGGAGCATCCAGCTACTCGGCCAAGGCTGA
- a CDS encoding PEP-CTERM sorting domain-containing protein codes for MVTIMTKTLSKVCLALLMSSGIMTAQAANLGTLTSDASFADVLAKNQNDILSKVFNFTIDSGYTATVKLDNIGSSLIFEQANLNTKVSGGWTSASDSTLNDGLFGAIGPGKYKLQFMFDSAKGGADTRLFSGLISVSAVPEPESYAMFLAGLGIIGAIARRRTQR; via the coding sequence ATGGTGACTATTATGACCAAGACCCTGAGTAAAGTTTGCCTCGCGCTTCTCATGTCCAGCGGCATTATGACGGCTCAAGCTGCCAACCTCGGCACGCTGACCAGTGACGCCTCGTTTGCGGATGTTCTGGCCAAAAACCAGAACGATATCCTTAGTAAGGTATTCAATTTCACCATTGATTCTGGCTACACAGCTACTGTGAAGCTTGACAACATCGGTAGCAGCCTGATTTTTGAGCAAGCAAATCTGAATACCAAGGTGAGCGGTGGTTGGACGAGCGCTTCCGATAGCACGCTGAACGATGGCCTGTTTGGCGCCATTGGTCCTGGCAAGTACAAGCTTCAGTTCATGTTTGACAGCGCAAAGGGAGGTGCCGATACCCGCCTTTTCTCCGGCCTGATCAGTGTTTCTGCTGTTCCGGAGCCTGAGTCCTATGCCATGTTCCTGGCTGGCCTAGGTATCATCGGTGCCATTGCCCGTCGTCGTACGCAACGCTAA